In the Scyliorhinus torazame isolate Kashiwa2021f chromosome 4, sScyTor2.1, whole genome shotgun sequence genome, one interval contains:
- the gpr6 gene encoding G-protein coupled receptor 6, with translation MGEMSGNESVNLSSWLEALDNSSLELQFQEPRLRVDPWDVMLCISGTAIACENALVVAIIFYTPTLRTPMFLLIGSLATADLLAGLGLILNFFFHYLIHSETINLITVGFLVGSFSASVSSLLAITIDRYLSLYNALTYYSERTVAYIHSMLAVAWGVSLCLGLLPILGWNCLKDTSTCSIVKPLTRSNLTLLSISFFLIFIIMLHFYIQICRIVCRHAQQIALQQHFFATSSYVTTKKSVSTLAIIVGTFGTSWLPFAIYCLVADHSDPPVYTYATLLPATYNSMINPIIYAFKNQQIQKATWVLFCGCFQSNTSFHSRSPSDV, from the coding sequence ATGGGGGAAATGTCTGGCAATGAGAGTGTGAACCTGTCCAGCTGGCTGGAGGCTCTGGACAACTCCTCCCTGGAGCTGCAATTTCAGGAGCCCCGGCTCCGGGTGGACCCCTGGGATGTGATGTTGTGTATCTCGGGCACTGCCATTGCCTGTGAAAACGCCCTGGTGGTGGCCATTATATTCTACACCCCAACTTTACGGACACCTATGTTTTTATTAATCGGGAGCCTGGCCACGGCGGACCTCCTGGCTGGACTCGGCTTGATCCTCAACTTCTTTTTCCATTACCTGATCCACTCGGAGACGATCAACCTGATCACAGTGGGGTTTTTAGTCGGCTCCTTCTCCGCCTCTGTGAGCAGCCTGCTGGCTATAACGATAGATCGCTACCTGTCTCTGTATAACGCATTGACTTACTATTCGGAAAGGACTGTCGCCTATATCCACAGCATGCTGGCCGTGGCCTGGGGAGTCTCACTCTGCCTGGGCTTGCTTCCTATCCTGGGCTGGAACTGTCTGAAGGACACATCCACCTGCAGCATCGTGAAGCCCCTGACCAGGAGTAACTTGACTCTTCTGTCTATATCTTTCTTTCTCATCTTCATCATCATGTTGCACTTTTACATTCAGATCTGCAGGATTGTGTGTCGACATGCCCAGCAGATCGCGCTGCAGCAACACTTCTTTGCCACCTCTTCCTACGTGACCACAAAGAAAAGTGTCTCCACACTTGCCATCATCGTGGGCACCTTCGGGACAAGCTGGCTGCCTTTCGCTATTTACTGCCTGGTGGCCGATCATTCCGATCCGCCCGTGTACACGTACGCCACCCTGCTGCCTGCCACCTACAACTCCATGATCAACCCCATCATTTACGCTTTCAAGAACCAGCAGATCCAGAAAGCTACCTGGGTTTTGTTTTGTGGCTGCTTCCAGTCCAACACCTCCTTCCACTCAAGGTCACCCAGTGATGTGTAG